Proteins from one Rhinolophus ferrumequinum isolate MPI-CBG mRhiFer1 chromosome 15 unlocalized genomic scaffold, mRhiFer1_v1.p scaffold_54_arrow_ctg1_1, whole genome shotgun sequence genomic window:
- the LOC117019384 gene encoding hemoglobin subunit alpha: MVLSPSDKSNVKAAWDKVGGNAGEYGAEALERMFLSFPTTKTYFPHFDLSHGSAQIKGHGKKVGDALTKAVGSIDDLAGALSALSDLHAHKLRVDPVNFKLLSHCLLVTLACHNPGEFTPAIHASLDKFLASVSTVLTSKYR; this comes from the exons ATGGTGCTTTCCCCCAGCGACAAAAGCAACGTCAAGGCCGCCTGGGATAAGGTCGGCGGCAATGCTGGCGAGTATGGCGCTGAGGCCCTGGAGAG GATGTTCCTGAGCTTCCCCACCACCAAGACCTACTTCCCCCACTTCGACCTGTCCCACGGCTCCGCCCAGATTAAGGGCCACGGCAAGAAGGTGGGCGACGCTCTGACCAAAGCCGTGGGCAGCATTGACGACCTGGCCGGCGCCCTGTCCGCTCTGAGCGACCTGCACGCCCACAAGCTGCGTGTTGATCCCGTCAACTTCAAG CTCCTGAGCCACTGCCTGCTGGTGACTCTGGCCTGCCACAACCCCGGCGAGTTCACCCCTGCTATCCACGCCTCCCTGGACAAGTTCCTGGCCTCCGTGAGCACCGTGCTGACCTCCAAGTACCGTTAA
- the LOC117019380 gene encoding hemoglobin subunit alpha, whose product MVLSPSDKSNVKAAWDKVGGNAGEYGAEALERMFLSFPTTKTYFPHFDLSHGSAQIKGHGKKVGDALTKAVGSIDDLAGALSALSDLHAHKLRVDPVNFKLLSHCLLVTLACHNPGEFTPAIHASLDKFLASVSTVLTSKYR is encoded by the exons ATGGTGCTTTCCCCCAGCGACAAAAGCAACGTCAAGGCCGCCTGGGATAAGGTCGGCGGCAATGCTGGCGAGTATGGCGCTGAGGCCCTGGAGAG GATGTTCCTGAGCTTCCCCACCACCAAGACCTACTTCCCCCACTTCGACCTGTCCCACGGCTCCGCCCAGATTAAGGGCCACGGCAAGAAGGTGGGCGACGCTCTGACCAAAGCCGTGGGCAGCATTGACGACCTGGCCGGCGCCCTGTCCGCTCTGAGCGACCTGCACGCCCACAAGCTGCGTGTGGACCCCGTCAACTTCAAG CTCCTGAGCCACTGCCTGCTGGTGACTCTGGCCTGCCACAACCCCGGCGAGTTCACCCCTGCTATCCACGCCTCCCTGGACAAGTTCCTGGCCTCCGTGAGCACCGTGCTGACCTCCAAGTACCGTTAA
- the HBM gene encoding hemoglobin subunit mu: MLNAQERAQVAQVWDLIAGHEAPFGAELLLRLFTVYPSTKTYFKHLGVFPDEVHLLSHGKRLLEAVGVAVLHMDNLRWALSPLADLHAHVLRVDPSNFPLLIQCFQVVLASHLQGEYTVEMQAAWDKFLTGVAVVLTEKYR; encoded by the exons ATGCTCAATGCTCAGGAGCGCGCCCAGGTCGCGCAGGTCTGGGACCTGATCGCGGGACACGAGGCGCCCTTCGGGGCGGAGCTGCTGCTCAG GCTCTTCACCGTGTACCCCAGCACCAAGACCTACTTCAAGCACCTGGGCGTCTTCCCTGACGAGGTGCACCTACTGAGCCACGGAAAACGCCTGCTGGAGGCGGTGGGCGTGGCTGTGCTGCACATGGACAACCTGCGCTGGGCGCTGAGCCCGCTCGCAGACCTGCACGCGCACGTGCTCCGCGTGGACCCCTCCAACTTCCCA CTGCTGATCCAGTGTTTCCAGGTGGTGCTGGCCTCCCACCTGCAGGGCGAGTACACGGTGGAGATGCAAGCGGCCTGGGATAAGTTCCTGACCGGCGTGGCGGTGGTGCTGACGGAGAAGTACCGCTGA
- the HBZ gene encoding hemoglobin subunit zeta isoform X2, whose amino-acid sequence MLLGRALFLAEGGAGSLVKGWLFASYPQTKTYFPHFDLNPGSAQLRAHGSKVVAAVGDAVKSIDNIAGALSKLSELHAYILRVDPVNFKLLSHCLLVTVALHFPAEFTADAHAAWDKFLSVVSNVLTEKYR is encoded by the exons ATGCTGCTAGGGAGGGCATTATTTCTGGCGGAAGGTGGAGCTGGAAGCCTGGTCAAGGGCTG GCTCTTTGCCAGCTACCCCCAGACCAAGACCTATTTCCCGCACTTCGACCTGAACCCCGGCTCCGCGCAGCTGCGCGCGCATGGCTCCAAGGTGGTGGCCGCCGTGGGCGACGCGGTCAAGAGCATCGATAACATCGCGGGCGCCCTGTCCAAGCTGAGCGAGCTGCACGCCTACATCCTGCGCGTGGACCCGGTCAACTTcaag ctccTGTCCCACTGTCTGCTGGTCACGGTGGCCTTGCACTTCCCCGCCGAGTTCACGGCCGATGCCCACGCCGCTTGGGACAAGTTCCTGTCCGTCGTGTCCAACGTACTGACCGAGAAGTACCGCTGA
- the HBQ1 gene encoding hemoglobin subunit theta-1 isoform X1, giving the protein MVLSAADKATVRALWKKLGNNVGVYATEALERTFLAFPSTKTYFFHLDLSPGSAQVKAHGKKVADALTLAVDHMDDLPRALSALSDLHAHKLRVDPVNFKLLTHCLQVTLARHFPGDFSPTLQASLDKFLSDVVLALASSYH; this is encoded by the exons ATGGTGCTGTCGGCTGCAGACAAGGCGACAGTGCGCGCGCTGTGGAAGAAACTGGGTAACAACGTCGGCGTGTACGCGACCGAGGCCCTGGAGAG GACCTTCCTGGCCTTCCCCTCCACCAAGACTTACTTCTTCCACCTGGACCTGAGCCCCGGCTCCGCGCAGGTCAAAGCCCACGGCAAGAAGGTCGCCGACGCACTGACTCTGGCCGTGGACCACATGGACGACTTGCCCCGAGCCCTGTCGGCTCTGAGCGACCTGCACGCGCATAAGCTGCGAGTGGACCCGGTCAACTTCAAG CTGCTGACCCACTGCCTGCAGGTGACCCTCGCCCGGCACTTCCCTGGAGATTTCAGCCCCACCCTGCAGGCCTCGCTGGACAAGTTTCTGAGCGACGTGGTTTTGGCGCTGGCCTCCAGCTATCACTAA
- the HBQ1 gene encoding hemoglobin subunit theta-1 isoform X2: MVLSAADKATVRALWKKLGNNVGVYATEALERTFLAFPSTKTYFFHLDLSPGSAQVKAHGKKVADALTLAVDHMDDLPRALSALSDLHAHKLRVDPVNFKVTLARHFPGDFSPTLQASLDKFLSDVVLALASSYH, encoded by the exons ATGGTGCTGTCGGCTGCAGACAAGGCGACAGTGCGCGCGCTGTGGAAGAAACTGGGTAACAACGTCGGCGTGTACGCGACCGAGGCCCTGGAGAG GACCTTCCTGGCCTTCCCCTCCACCAAGACTTACTTCTTCCACCTGGACCTGAGCCCCGGCTCCGCGCAGGTCAAAGCCCACGGCAAGAAGGTCGCCGACGCACTGACTCTGGCCGTGGACCACATGGACGACTTGCCCCGAGCCCTGTCGGCTCTGAGCGACCTGCACGCGCATAAGCTGCGAGTGGACCCGGTCAACTTCAAG GTGACCCTCGCCCGGCACTTCCCTGGAGATTTCAGCCCCACCCTGCAGGCCTCGCTGGACAAGTTTCTGAGCGACGTGGTTTTGGCGCTGGCCTCCAGCTATCACTAA
- the HBZ gene encoding hemoglobin subunit zeta isoform X1 encodes MSLTKAERTIITSMWNKISTQADAIGTEALERLFASYPQTKTYFPHFDLNPGSAQLRAHGSKVVAAVGDAVKSIDNIAGALSKLSELHAYILRVDPVNFKLLSHCLLVTVALHFPAEFTADAHAAWDKFLSVVSNVLTEKYR; translated from the exons ATGTCTCTGACCAAGGCTGAAAGGACCATCATCACATCCATGTGGAACAAGATCTCCACACAGGCGGACGCCATCGGCACCGAGGCCCTGGAGAG GCTCTTTGCCAGCTACCCCCAGACCAAGACCTATTTCCCGCACTTCGACCTGAACCCCGGCTCCGCGCAGCTGCGCGCGCATGGCTCCAAGGTGGTGGCCGCCGTGGGCGACGCGGTCAAGAGCATCGATAACATCGCGGGCGCCCTGTCCAAGCTGAGCGAGCTGCACGCCTACATCCTGCGCGTGGACCCGGTCAACTTcaag ctccTGTCCCACTGTCTGCTGGTCACGGTGGCCTTGCACTTCCCCGCCGAGTTCACGGCCGATGCCCACGCCGCTTGGGACAAGTTCCTGTCCGTCGTGTCCAACGTACTGACCGAGAAGTACCGCTGA